One window of the Psilocybe cubensis strain MGC-MH-2018 chromosome 12, whole genome shotgun sequence genome contains the following:
- a CDS encoding Terpene synthase 29 translates to MESFQHGILACQSPDSSFFSEFRELLRSMHDLWDTLPASKIIVSACDFVNGCLMEQTPAIMNMSIPNTAISWPYYLRNKTGSAAAFYKEELAGERNNYIHNRANVLHKDVIEVLEDVVNETLDAYERVTEALRGTKAYSLWMRFVNGYIAFHYLCDRYRLSDIKSFASTP, encoded by the exons ATGGAATCATTCCAGCACGGGATTCTTGCATGCCAGTCTCCTGATAGCTCGTTCTTCTCAGAGTTCCGCGAACTTTTGAGAAGTATGCATGACCTATGGGATACCTTACCAGCTAGCAAAATCATCGTATCTGCTTGTGACTTTGTCAATGGATGTTTAATGGAGCAGACCCCTGCAATTATGAATATGTCAATACCAAATACTGCGATATCATGGCCTTATTATCTCAGGAATAAAACAGGCTCAGCAGCCGC ATTCTACAAGGAGGAGCTCGCAGGTGAAAGAAATAATTACATCCATAACCGCGCCAATGTTCTTCATAAGGACGTGATTGAAGTTTTGGAGGATGTCGTAAATGAGACACTGGATGCTTATGAGAGAGTTACGGAAGCTCTCAGAGGCACCAAAGCATACTCTCTTTGGATGAGATTTGTCAATGGATATAT AGCATTTCACTACCTATGCGACCGTTACCGACTCTCCGATATCAAATCCTTTGCAAGTACACCTTGA
- a CDS encoding Glucan 1,3-beta-glucosidase 3, producing MHKLLSKLDSIKGRGPHAGDSVTSNSTTDETLPINQADVYKYRRHRGVNLGSWFVLERWITESPFKYAASPAQSDLDIARGSDAKQVLEAHWDTWITDEDWTWISKMGLNAVRIPIGYYHLCGADRRVLDGTDFANYHEVYEGAWSRIIGACTKAESLGIGVLLDLHAAPGGQNASSHSGISDPHPNFFAHTHNQRNTIYILKSLLQSLSSHNLSNIIGIELLNEPDPPSDTALTKWYTRAISELQSLNTDMPLYLGECWRTGVYAEYLANHPPLGMAVLDHHLYRCFTAEDIRTSVDDHIRAMDDPNGISHVLSSASEKVGRVGGGLVVGEWSGALNPGSLAGISNENEKKKAYVAAQLRMFDRSCGGWFFWTYKKEMLPTHSFGINTQDLTITHYLAEALFWAGTMPIILYASHRLPRKRSAKSVSLAPGQRGEQES from the exons ATGCACAAGCTCTTATCGAAACTCGATTCCATCAAAGGTCGAGGTCCACATGCAGGAGATTCCGTGACGTCCAATAGCACCACAGATGAGACATTACCAATTAACCAAGCGGATGTATACAAGTACAGACGACACAGAGGTGTCAATCTCG GATCGTGGTTCGTGCTAGAACGCTGGATCACCGAGAGCCCTTTTAAATACGCAGCATCTCCTGCCCAAAGCGATCTTGACATCGCCCGCGGGTCAGACGCTAAACAGGTGTTAGAAGCGCATTGGGATACGTGGATCACAGACGAAGATTGGACATGGATTTCAAAAATGGGGCTAAATGCTGTCAGGATCCCG ATTGGGTATTACCACTTGTGCGGAGCCGACAGACGGGTATTGGATGGTACAGATTTTGCGAACTATCACGAGGTATACGAAGGAGCGTGGTCCAGAATCATTGGTGCTTGCACAAAAGCCGAAAGTCTAGGTATAGGAGTCTTACTAG ACCTACATGCAGCTCCAGGTGGGCAAAACGCATCGTCACACTCTGGAATATCGGACCCACATCCCAATTTTTTCGCACACACCCATAACCAAAGAAACACCATATACATTCTAAAATCACTGCTTCAGTCTCTTTCATCCCATAACCTCTCCAACATTATCGGAATCGAACTTTTAAACGAGCCAGATCCCCCATCCGATACCGCACTAACGAAATGGTACACCCGCGCCATATCCGAACTACAATCTCTCAACACAGACATGCCCCTATACCTAGGCGAGTGCTGGCGAACGGGCGTCTACGCCGAATACTTGGCCAACCATCCGCCTCTGGGAATGGCGGTGCTCGATCACCACCTCTACCGCTGTTTCACTGCAGAAGATATCCGAACCAGCGTCGACGACCATATCCGCGCCATGGACGACCCAAATGGTATATCCCACGTCCTTTCCAGTGCATCAGAAAAGGTGGGACGGGTTGGTGGGGGCCTTGTCGTGGGTGAATGGTCAGGTGCACTCAACCCTGGCTCGCTAGCTGGAATATCCAATGAAaacgaaaagaagaaagcatACGTCGCCGCTCAACTACGAATGTTCGACAGGTCCTGCGGTGGCTGGTTCTTCTGGACGTACAAAAAAGAGATG CTGCCCACACACAGTTTTGGGATCAATACACAGGATCTTACGATCACTCATTATTTGGCCGAGGCTTTATTCTGGGCTGGAACGATGCCTATCATTTTATATGCTTCACACCGGCTTCCTCGCAAACGGTCAGCGAAATCGGTTTCTTTGGCGCCTGGGCAACGAGGCGAGCAAGAGAGTTAA
- a CDS encoding Proliferating cell nuclear antigen: MASTTSDEDVVVVAAAPAAAPVPVAAAAPVAAPVASGGGGGGGGGGGGEKVEKEIKNESEKERERDDDLELNLELELDLELEPEIALFERAAGHISFSFFSFLFFCFLQTRYSDRIAEYDMKLLDIDADTLTIPDTEYDARVTLPSAEFTRIVRDLSQLGESVRIEVSKEGVRFASDGEAANGSVLLRMAEGAGGGGGEKGEKVIKPKKEGGLGEGGSQAKEEDDDEDGGRVKVKKEKDAEDVEMDNEDEEEEFKPKDDDDEDVEDEDEDEDGEEEKEDDEDDEEGDEDSKKRKKKANGKSKPSKKAKTSSSKSSKPSKSSSKSKGKAKSSSSSNPDENTDNDAIIIEMNQHVSLTFSLKYLVNFSRSASLSGRVQLLMSNDVPLLVAYDFDQGYIRYYLAPKIGDD, translated from the exons ATGGCTTCGACGACGAGCGACGAGGATGTTGtcgttgttgctgctgctcctgctgctgctcctgttcctgttgctgctgctgctcctgtTGCTGCTCCTGTTgctagtggtggtggtggtggtggtggtggtggtggtggtggtg AAAAGGTGGAAAAGGAGATAAAAAACGAGAgcgagaaggagagggagagggatgaCGACCTCGAACTCAACCTCGAACTTGAACTCGACCTCGAACTCGAACCCGAAATCGCGCTATTTGAACGCGCTGCTGGGCacatttccttttcctttttttcttttctttttttttgtttcttgcaAACGcgtt ACTCGGACCGCATCGCCGAATACGACATGAAGCTCCTCGACATCGACGCCGACACCCTCACGATCCCCGACACCGAATACGACGCGCGCGTCACCCTGCCCTCGGCCGAGTTCACGCGCATCGTGCGCGATCTCTCGCAGTTGGGCGAGAGCGTGCGGATCGAGGTGAGTAAGGAGGGCGTGCGGTTCGCTAGTGATGGCGAGGCGGCGAATGGGAGTGTGTTGTTGCGCATGGCGGAGGGTgcggggggagggggaggggagaAAGGGGAGAAGGTGATCAAGCCGAAGAAGGAGGGTGGGCTTGGAGAGGGTGGATCGCAGGCtaaagaggaagatgacgatgaggacggTGGGAGGGTTAAAgtgaagaaggagaaagatgctgaggatgttgagatggataatgaggatgaggaggaggagtttAAGCCtaaggacgacgacgatgaggatgtggaggatgaggatgaggatgaggatggtgaagaggagaaagaggatgatgaggacgatgaggagggTGATGAGGACAGCAAGAAGCGGAAGAAAAAG GCAAACGGTAAATCCAAACCCTCCAAAAAAGCCaaaacctcctcctccaagtcCTCCAAACCCTCCAAGTCctcctccaaatccaaaggcaaagccaaatcctcctcctcctccaacccCGACGAAAACACAGACAACGACGCGATAATCATCGAGATGAACCAACACGTTTCTTTGACGTTTTCGTTGAAGTACCTGGTCAATTTCTCGAGAAGCGCGAGTTTGAGTGGGAGGGTGCAGCTTTTGATGAGTAATGATGTGCCGTTGttg gTCGCATACGACTTTGACCAAGGATACATCCGGTACTACCTCGCGCCCAAGATCGGGGACGATTAA